Proteins found in one Bacteroidales bacterium WCE2008 genomic segment:
- a CDS encoding galactosamine 6-phosphate isomerase AgaS: MLNLNCHTIREIAHQPKMWMDTYDIVLSQKQEIEEFLSKNSIDKNTEIILTGAGSSAYIADTAVCNYMKDGYVQAKAVATTDIVSAPSFFLSPAPKLFISFGRSGNSPESVAAYEVANKFCKGSNHLIITCNPDGELAKIAVPGKDLVIVLPDGTNDRSLAMTSSFTSMLVTSLLCKNVKTLEAQRPKLQAAADFADYIVNSDVVDKIKKLADKKIKRAVFLGSGPMKGIACESHLKLQELTDGGIVCAFDSFMGLRHGPKAVINEETLVVYLLSEDPYTRQYELDLIEQVDHDNHPAAQVVISVTPSGVKDILDFEINAPKPELLKDNEYVCAPFVMVGQLAGYFFSLDHGLSPDNPSIRGAISRVVSGVKIYKY, translated from the coding sequence ATGCTGAACCTTAATTGCCACACAATCCGTGAGATCGCCCATCAGCCAAAGATGTGGATGGATACTTACGACATTGTATTGAGCCAGAAGCAGGAAATTGAAGAGTTCCTGTCAAAGAATTCAATTGACAAGAATACGGAGATCATCCTTACCGGTGCCGGTTCCTCAGCTTACATCGCCGATACGGCCGTCTGCAACTATATGAAGGACGGTTATGTTCAGGCAAAGGCTGTCGCCACCACCGATATCGTATCCGCTCCTTCATTCTTCCTGAGTCCGGCACCTAAGCTTTTCATTTCATTCGGACGTTCAGGCAACAGCCCTGAGAGCGTCGCAGCTTACGAGGTCGCCAACAAATTCTGCAAGGGCTCCAATCATCTGATCATTACCTGCAACCCTGACGGCGAGCTTGCCAAGATAGCCGTGCCGGGCAAGGATCTCGTCATCGTACTCCCTGACGGAACCAACGACAGAAGCCTCGCCATGACCAGCAGCTTCACATCGATGCTTGTGACCAGCCTTCTCTGCAAAAATGTCAAGACTCTCGAGGCTCAGCGCCCGAAACTTCAGGCTGCCGCTGACTTCGCCGACTATATCGTCAACAGCGACGTCGTCGACAAGATCAAGAAGCTTGCCGACAAGAAGATCAAGAGGGCTGTGTTCCTCGGTTCCGGTCCTATGAAGGGAATCGCCTGCGAGAGCCATCTTAAGCTCCAGGAACTCACCGACGGAGGCATCGTCTGCGCTTTTGACTCTTTCATGGGCCTCAGACATGGACCTAAGGCTGTCATCAACGAAGAGACGCTCGTGGTCTATCTCCTCTCCGAGGATCCATACACTCGTCAGTATGAGCTCGACCTCATCGAGCAGGTGGACCATGACAACCATCCTGCCGCCCAGGTAGTGATTTCAGTGACTCCTTCTGGAGTGAAAGATATTCTGGATTTCGAGATCAACGCTCCTAAGCCGGAGCTTCTCAAGGATAACGAATACGTATGCGCCCCGTTCGTGATGGTGGGCCAGCTTGCGGGATACTTCTTCTCGCTCGACCATGGTCTGTCTCCGGACAATCCTTCAATCCGAGGCGCCATCTCCAGAGTAGTAAGCGGAGTCAAGATCTATAAATATTAG
- a CDS encoding Tagatose-1,6-bisphosphate aldolase non-catalytic subunit AgaZ/GatZ, with protein MKPKLRQILDRVQTLTAEGHKPMTLLAVCPNSPAVIKAAFRAAKRNNAPIMFAATLNQVDNDGGYTGMTQKDFVRVMKVEAKRNNFTGPYLAAIDHGGPWLKDIQTIEMWPYEKAMDAVKKSYEAALLAGYELIHVDPTVDRFLPKGETIRIEVVAERTIELITHIENFRKAKGLAPIAYEVGTEEVHGGLADETVFRKFLVLLKEGLAKNGCSDAWPCFVVGKVGTDLHTTFFDPEVAKDLTSIVAEYGSFIKGHYTDDVENPQDYPVCRMGAANVGPEFTVSEFNALEELEKVEDSLYEAGQVAMHSNMTAILKKLVIASGRWKKWVHGNESPDDFESITPDRQRWLIQTGARYIWQKPEAIAARQTLYTNLNLNGIDAEGIVLSTIERAIDKYYVAFNLVNLNDLL; from the coding sequence ATGAAACCGAAACTGAGACAGATACTGGACAGAGTCCAGACTCTTACCGCAGAGGGCCACAAACCGATGACCCTTCTTGCCGTATGCCCTAACTCTCCTGCAGTCATCAAGGCCGCTTTCCGTGCAGCCAAGCGCAATAACGCTCCTATCATGTTCGCCGCAACTCTCAACCAGGTGGACAACGACGGAGGCTATACCGGAATGACCCAGAAAGACTTCGTCAGAGTAATGAAAGTAGAGGCCAAAAGGAACAACTTTACTGGCCCGTATCTTGCAGCGATAGACCACGGCGGCCCATGGCTCAAGGACATCCAGACAATCGAGATGTGGCCTTACGAAAAGGCTATGGACGCTGTGAAGAAATCATATGAGGCAGCGCTTCTCGCCGGATATGAACTCATCCATGTAGATCCTACCGTAGACCGTTTCCTTCCTAAGGGAGAGACGATCAGGATCGAGGTTGTCGCTGAAAGGACAATCGAGCTCATTACCCATATCGAGAATTTCAGAAAGGCTAAAGGTCTTGCTCCTATTGCATACGAGGTCGGTACCGAGGAAGTCCACGGAGGTCTCGCTGACGAGACTGTATTCCGTAAGTTCCTCGTCCTTCTCAAAGAGGGACTTGCCAAGAACGGATGTTCTGACGCATGGCCATGCTTCGTTGTCGGCAAGGTGGGCACAGACCTCCATACCACATTCTTCGACCCTGAGGTGGCTAAAGACCTTACTTCAATCGTCGCAGAATATGGCAGCTTTATTAAAGGACACTACACAGACGACGTAGAGAACCCGCAGGATTATCCTGTCTGCAGAATGGGTGCAGCCAATGTCGGACCAGAGTTCACCGTCAGCGAATTCAACGCTCTCGAGGAACTCGAAAAAGTAGAGGATTCCCTCTACGAGGCCGGCCAGGTAGCCATGCATTCCAACATGACGGCAATCCTCAAGAAACTTGTCATTGCTTCCGGAAGATGGAAGAAATGGGTACACGGAAACGAATCCCCTGACGATTTCGAGTCTATCACTCCTGACCGTCAGAGATGGCTTATCCAGACAGGCGCTCGCTATATCTGGCAGAAGCCGGAGGCAATTGCCGCCCGTCAGACTCTGTACACCAATCTCAATCTCAACGGAATCGATGCTGAAGGTATAGTTCTTTCTACAATTGAAAGAGCTATCGATAAGTATTACGTAGCATTCAACCTCGTTAATCTTAATGATTTGTTATAA
- a CDS encoding Sugar or nucleoside kinase, ribokinase family, which translates to MKKFDIIALGELNVDLLLNRICGFPEVGKEIFAKEMTLTLGSSTAIFAANAASLGAKVSFLGMVGNDDFGAFVKTSLEKRGVDTSNLIEVSSAATGLTAILNYDEDRANVTYPGAMSIMGLKDIRPEAIAEAKHVHISSVFMQETLHKDIYEIVKLVKDQGATLSMDLQFDPEEKWDFDYKRILPLVDIFMPNEQELMALTRTNSPEKAIDAVRPYINVLVLKMGSKGSLLVTKDSEKALPAMLNSNVVDAIGAGDSFNSGFITAFVQGKDLEYCQYFGNLTGAINTTAAGGTGAFTSKKAIEEAALKHFNQTIKL; encoded by the coding sequence ATGAAGAAGTTTGACATCATAGCACTTGGAGAACTCAACGTAGATCTTCTGCTCAACAGAATCTGCGGCTTCCCGGAAGTCGGAAAAGAAATCTTCGCAAAGGAGATGACCCTTACCCTCGGCAGCTCCACTGCCATCTTTGCGGCAAACGCCGCATCTCTCGGGGCCAAAGTCTCTTTTCTTGGCATGGTCGGAAATGATGATTTCGGTGCGTTTGTCAAGACCTCTCTGGAAAAACGCGGAGTGGATACCTCGAACCTTATCGAGGTGTCCAGCGCCGCTACCGGTCTGACAGCGATACTGAACTACGACGAAGACCGCGCCAACGTCACATATCCGGGCGCAATGAGCATCATGGGCTTGAAAGATATCCGCCCCGAGGCTATCGCCGAGGCGAAGCATGTCCATATTTCTTCAGTGTTTATGCAGGAAACTCTCCATAAAGACATCTACGAGATAGTAAAACTGGTGAAGGACCAGGGCGCAACCCTGTCAATGGACCTGCAGTTCGACCCTGAAGAGAAATGGGACTTCGACTACAAGCGCATTCTTCCGCTGGTCGACATTTTCATGCCGAACGAGCAGGAGCTCATGGCCCTCACCCGCACGAACAGCCCTGAAAAAGCCATCGATGCCGTACGTCCATATATCAATGTGCTCGTGCTGAAGATGGGTTCCAAGGGATCTCTCCTCGTGACTAAGGACAGCGAAAAGGCCCTTCCTGCCATGCTCAACAGCAATGTGGTAGATGCAATCGGAGCTGGAGACAGCTTCAACTCCGGCTTCATCACCGCTTTCGTGCAGGGAAAGGATCTCGAGTACTGCCAGTATTTCGGCAACCTTACCGGCGCTATCAATACGACGGCCGCCGGCGGCACCGGAGCCTTCACTTCGAAGAAGGCCATCGAGGAGGCTGCGCTTAAACATTTCAATCAGACAATTAAACTTTAA
- a CDS encoding alpha-galactosidase: MKLLRLALIALAISACTKTVSTGDLTVIPADDSMEFNLEAAIASTPLTEGATDFGTIRIAGEEVRFITVGYSKQSISDGFGKGTCYIYKGEAVSGPAISRELRLSVYKDFPSTVLVDAVYHNLSGEDLAVDGWSMCDLSVKKSEADTCFWSFQGQSTGAREDWLKPVSEGFYQRNYMGMNSSEDHSDYGGGVPVVCLWRRDAGVIIGHLEPTPELVSLPVDMTSGSDFAKISVVKDFDEPVVFAPDATLSTYTGFVSVYKGDCFGALRNYAGLLDRVGVKMPVSGPEAYETAWCAWGYERRFTIDEIVGTLPKVKELGFKWATLDDGYQIAEGDWDLTKERFPNGDADMKYMVDQFHKNGLKAELWWAPLAADPGTEFLKKYPDAVILDKEGKPQFIEWWNSWYLSPLDEDVRREQNDLVKRFIGDYGYDGLKLDGQHMNAVAPDYNPKHHPEDPEKSFRELPGFYKMIHETAHSIKPAAVIQYCPCGDCFSVYNLPYIDKAVSSDPTSSYQIRTKGYVLRALAPQLAYYGDHIELSDGGNDFPSHLGIGAVIGTKFTWPKDNPYAEASYLLTPEREELLKNALAIYEDKQLSKGQYVAGLYDIGFDYPETHVISQNGNLYYAFYATKEPVASVELRGLEAGKTYKVEDYYNHRDLGTVTASEKTVLDVPVEGSLLIEVSEVAL; encoded by the coding sequence ATGAAACTGTTACGTCTCGCCCTTATAGCCCTGGCAATCTCCGCCTGTACAAAAACCGTCTCCACCGGCGATCTTACTGTCATCCCGGCCGACGATTCTATGGAGTTCAACCTCGAGGCAGCCATCGCTTCGACCCCGCTGACCGAAGGCGCAACCGACTTCGGAACTATCCGCATTGCCGGTGAGGAAGTCCGCTTCATCACTGTCGGATACTCGAAACAGAGCATCAGCGACGGGTTCGGAAAGGGAACATGCTATATCTACAAGGGCGAAGCAGTTTCGGGTCCGGCTATATCCCGCGAGCTCAGGCTCTCCGTCTATAAGGACTTCCCTTCGACTGTCCTCGTAGACGCTGTCTACCATAATCTCTCCGGAGAGGACCTGGCTGTCGACGGCTGGTCGATGTGCGACCTCTCTGTCAAGAAATCCGAGGCCGATACCTGCTTCTGGTCATTCCAGGGACAGTCCACCGGCGCCCGCGAAGACTGGCTCAAGCCGGTCAGCGAGGGCTTCTATCAGCGCAATTACATGGGCATGAACAGCTCCGAGGACCACTCCGACTACGGCGGCGGCGTCCCGGTAGTATGCCTGTGGAGACGCGATGCCGGAGTGATCATCGGTCATCTCGAGCCGACTCCGGAACTTGTCAGCCTTCCCGTTGACATGACCTCAGGCAGCGACTTCGCCAAGATCTCCGTCGTCAAGGACTTCGATGAGCCGGTCGTATTCGCTCCTGACGCTACTCTGTCTACATATACAGGCTTCGTCAGCGTCTACAAGGGCGACTGTTTCGGAGCTCTGCGCAACTACGCAGGCCTGCTCGACAGAGTCGGAGTCAAGATGCCGGTCAGTGGCCCGGAGGCTTATGAGACCGCATGGTGCGCATGGGGATATGAGCGCAGGTTCACGATCGACGAAATCGTCGGGACTCTCCCTAAAGTCAAGGAGCTCGGCTTCAAGTGGGCTACTCTTGATGACGGATACCAGATTGCCGAAGGCGACTGGGATCTCACTAAGGAAAGATTCCCTAACGGCGACGCCGACATGAAGTATATGGTCGACCAGTTCCACAAGAACGGACTGAAGGCCGAGCTCTGGTGGGCTCCGCTCGCAGCCGACCCTGGAACGGAATTCCTCAAGAAATATCCTGACGCCGTCATTCTCGACAAGGAAGGCAAGCCTCAGTTCATCGAGTGGTGGAACAGCTGGTATCTCTCTCCTCTGGATGAAGATGTCCGCAGGGAGCAGAACGATCTTGTCAAGAGATTCATCGGGGATTATGGCTACGACGGCCTCAAGCTCGACGGCCAGCACATGAACGCCGTCGCTCCGGACTACAATCCGAAGCACCATCCGGAAGATCCGGAGAAGTCCTTCCGCGAACTCCCGGGCTTCTACAAGATGATTCATGAGACCGCGCACTCGATAAAGCCGGCTGCCGTCATCCAGTACTGCCCTTGCGGCGACTGTTTCTCGGTCTATAATCTCCCGTACATCGACAAGGCCGTATCGTCGGATCCTACGAGCAGCTACCAGATAAGGACAAAGGGTTATGTGCTCCGCGCCCTCGCACCGCAACTTGCTTATTACGGGGACCATATCGAACTCTCTGACGGAGGCAACGACTTCCCGAGCCATCTCGGAATCGGCGCCGTCATCGGGACCAAGTTTACCTGGCCTAAGGACAATCCTTATGCAGAAGCCTCCTATCTGCTGACTCCCGAGAGGGAAGAACTGCTCAAGAACGCTCTGGCTATCTATGAAGACAAGCAGCTTTCGAAGGGACAGTATGTGGCCGGCCTGTATGATATCGGATTCGATTATCCTGAAACCCATGTCATTTCGCAGAACGGTAATCTTTACTATGCTTTCTATGCGACTAAGGAACCTGTCGCTTCCGTGGAACTCCGCGGACTCGAAGCCGGCAAGACTTACAAGGTCGAAGACTATTACAACCACCGTGATCTCGGAACTGTAACTGCGTCTGAAAAGACAGTGCTTGACGTTCCGGTAGAAGGAAGCCTTCTTATAGAGGTTTCGGAGGTTGCCCTTTAA